One segment of Leucoraja erinacea ecotype New England chromosome 7, Leri_hhj_1, whole genome shotgun sequence DNA contains the following:
- the vwc2l gene encoding von Willebrand factor C domain-containing protein 2-like isoform X2, with protein sequence MSGRKHLWTMAPGLHAVCLLLVVALILLTPAAFAQDDDSGGDSTQAPGNNDNLDFDDYRGKGCVDDSGFVYKVGERFFPGHSNCPCMCTVDGPVCEQPECPKIHPKCSKVEHNGCCPECKEVKNFCEYRAKTYKVLEEFKPSRCEWCRCEASSEVHCVVADCAVPECVNPVYEPEQCCPVCKNGPNCFAGSTIIPAGMEVKVDDCTICQCSQNEDWWKAERQATCIKRECERL encoded by the exons ATGTCCGGGCGAAAGCACTTGTGGACTATGGCTCCCGGGCTTCACGCAGTGTGCCTCCTCCTCGTGGTCGCTCTGATCCTGCTCACCCCGGCCGCCTTCGCTCAGGACGATGACTCGGGAGGTGATAGCACTCAGGCGCCCGGCAACAACGACAACCTGGATTTCGACGACTACCGAGGCAAAGGCTGTGTGGACGACAGTGGATTTGTGTACAAAGTGGGCGAACGTTTTTTCCCAGGCCATTCGAACTGCCCGTGCATGTGCACGGTGGACGGGCCGGTGTGTGAACAGCCTGAATGCCCCAAGATTCACCCCAAGTGCAGTAAAGTGGAGCACAACGGCTGCTGCCCCGAATGCAAagaagtgaaaaacttttgtgaaTACCGGGCGAAaacttacaaagtgctggaagaatttaAG CCGTCTCGCTGTGAGTGGTGCCGATGTGAAGCAAGCAGTGAGGTGCACTGTGTAGTTGCTGACTGTGCAGTTCCTGAGTGTGTCAACCCTGTCTACGAACCCGAGCAATGTTGTCCGGTCTGCAAAAACG GTCCCAACTGTTTTGCAGGTTCGACAATAATCCCAGCAGGGATGGAAGTGAAGGTGGATGACTGCACCATATGCCAGTGCTCACAGAATGAGGATTGGTGGAAGGCAGAACGACAGGCCACATGTATAAAACGGGAATGTGAACGACTGTGA
- the vwc2l gene encoding von Willebrand factor C domain-containing protein 2-like isoform X1, protein MGDSPLGYPGLMGSLVTRRKSSFLIKVGVLPCVFQSRVYGWQEPSAEQELMSGRKHLWTMAPGLHAVCLLLVVALILLTPAAFAQDDDSGGDSTQAPGNNDNLDFDDYRGKGCVDDSGFVYKVGERFFPGHSNCPCMCTVDGPVCEQPECPKIHPKCSKVEHNGCCPECKEVKNFCEYRAKTYKVLEEFKPSRCEWCRCEASSEVHCVVADCAVPECVNPVYEPEQCCPVCKNGPNCFAGSTIIPAGMEVKVDDCTICQCSQNEDWWKAERQATCIKRECERL, encoded by the exons ATGGGCGACAGCCCCCTGGGGTATCCCGGGCTGATGGGAAGTCTAGTGACAAGGCGCAAGTCGTCTTTTCTGATCAAAGTTGGTGTTTTGCCGTGTGTTTTCCAGTCCAGAGTTTATGGGTGGCAGGAGCCGAGTGCAGAGCAGGAGCTGATGTCCGGGCGAAAGCACTTGTGGACTATGGCTCCCGGGCTTCACGCAGTGTGCCTCCTCCTCGTGGTCGCTCTGATCCTGCTCACCCCGGCCGCCTTCGCTCAGGACGATGACTCGGGAGGTGATAGCACTCAGGCGCCCGGCAACAACGACAACCTGGATTTCGACGACTACCGAGGCAAAGGCTGTGTGGACGACAGTGGATTTGTGTACAAAGTGGGCGAACGTTTTTTCCCAGGCCATTCGAACTGCCCGTGCATGTGCACGGTGGACGGGCCGGTGTGTGAACAGCCTGAATGCCCCAAGATTCACCCCAAGTGCAGTAAAGTGGAGCACAACGGCTGCTGCCCCGAATGCAAagaagtgaaaaacttttgtgaaTACCGGGCGAAaacttacaaagtgctggaagaatttaAG CCGTCTCGCTGTGAGTGGTGCCGATGTGAAGCAAGCAGTGAGGTGCACTGTGTAGTTGCTGACTGTGCAGTTCCTGAGTGTGTCAACCCTGTCTACGAACCCGAGCAATGTTGTCCGGTCTGCAAAAACG GTCCCAACTGTTTTGCAGGTTCGACAATAATCCCAGCAGGGATGGAAGTGAAGGTGGATGACTGCACCATATGCCAGTGCTCACAGAATGAGGATTGGTGGAAGGCAGAACGACAGGCCACATGTATAAAACGGGAATGTGAACGACTGTGA